The Nitrospiria bacterium genome has a window encoding:
- a CDS encoding DNA topoisomerase IV subunit A: MGQKKQKKATVVEKKLIGVADVVINAAQKKKDPTLSIPVRSLSNITFSERKGILEMGKKKQARSFFNVGMAKKFMQTILVADALSELQRADLTTSLREIYYRTKHTIKHSHENTFDTQNESDPIIEDLEVSLEALREELHVRAENGGSVVGPLVLVDDGDRVDCTKLGKGGYSVPSIVEPEYLEIKKCTADFVLLVEKGTQWNRLSEDKFWRRYNCILLTGNGQPPRGVRRLARRLNEEKKLPVYVLVDNDPWGYYIYSVVKQGSINLAFESQRMAIPKAKFIGLSSADPERYGLPRNVGIKLNDKDIARARELLNYSWFQKIPWQKEIKRMLSIGLKYELDALANKDFQYLTKKYLPRKLKEKDWLD, encoded by the coding sequence ATGGGCCAAAAAAAACAAAAAAAGGCTACGGTGGTTGAGAAAAAACTCATCGGAGTGGCGGATGTGGTCATCAACGCTGCCCAAAAGAAGAAAGACCCCACCCTTTCCATCCCCGTTCGCTCCCTCTCGAATATCACATTCAGCGAGCGAAAAGGCATTCTGGAAATGGGAAAAAAGAAACAGGCCCGGTCTTTTTTCAATGTAGGGATGGCCAAAAAGTTTATGCAGACCATTCTGGTTGCGGATGCCCTTTCCGAGCTTCAACGCGCGGACCTTACAACCTCTTTAAGGGAGATTTACTACCGTACGAAACACACCATTAAACACTCCCATGAAAATACCTTTGATACGCAAAATGAATCAGACCCCATTATCGAAGATCTGGAGGTGTCGTTGGAAGCCCTTCGGGAAGAGCTTCATGTTCGTGCCGAGAACGGGGGGAGTGTGGTAGGACCCCTGGTACTGGTAGATGACGGTGACCGGGTGGACTGTACTAAACTGGGGAAAGGGGGTTATTCGGTTCCATCTATTGTGGAACCGGAATACCTCGAGATTAAAAAATGCACGGCGGATTTCGTACTTCTCGTTGAGAAGGGGACCCAGTGGAACCGGCTCTCTGAAGATAAGTTTTGGCGTCGGTACAACTGTATCCTTCTTACCGGAAACGGGCAGCCGCCCCGAGGCGTTCGGCGTCTCGCCCGGAGGTTGAATGAAGAAAAGAAACTTCCGGTCTATGTCCTTGTAGACAACGATCCGTGGGGCTACTATATTTATTCGGTGGTCAAGCAGGGATCAATTAACCTCGCTTTTGAAAGTCAACGAATGGCCATTCCTAAGGCCAAATTTATCGGACTCTCCAGCGCTGATCCCGAACGCTATGGCCTCCCTCGGAACGTGGGGATCAAGCTCAACGATAAAGACATCGCCCGTGCCCGGGAGCTTCTCAACTATTCTTGGTTCCAGAAAATCCCGTGGCAGAAGGAGATCAAGAGGATGCTTTCAATCGGCCTCAAGTACGAACTAGACGCACTTGCAAACAAGGACTTTCAGTACCTAACCAAAAAATATCTGCCCAGAAAGCTCAAAGAGAAAGATTGGTTGGATTAG